A DNA window from Phragmites australis chromosome 11, lpPhrAust1.1, whole genome shotgun sequence contains the following coding sequences:
- the LOC133885636 gene encoding zinc finger CCCH domain-containing protein 39-like isoform X2 yields the protein MEALLPLAQPSGLYAAFGPKQFGFGDPRFASSLSSPNLLTNGDDLFYGYSTSSPFVSGYGRGLSTPSPRAASLSRGSSDSDSVIDDGDDAAAAAEHRLRLARLALQYQEVASRYELCLTHLADASDEAAALRRENEELRVANGDLARCIAMVGGKQSSALALADELRGLHLADEQAKAMPPPLPPPPPAAQMLPLPPGEKHAMLPKSISVRSTGYLKMNQNGKHRVSKPTNVGSRVFVGMDGAAKGEEHKGGKEKKLNGGLEFEVYNQGMLKTELCNKWEETSACPYGDQCQFAHGIAELRPVIRHPRYKTEVCRMVLAGDVCPYGHRCHFRHSITPADRRVLRP from the exons ATGGAAGCTCTCCTCCCCCTTGCCCAGCCCAGCGGCCTGTACGCGGCGTTTGGGCCCAAGCAGTTCGGCTTCGGAGATCCACGGTTCGCTTCCAGCCTCTCCTCACCCAACCTGCTTACCAACGGCGACGATCTCTTCTACGGATactccacctcctccccttTCGTTTCCGGCTACGGCCGCGGGCTTTCCACGCCGTCGCCGCGCGCCGCCTCGCTCTCCCGCGGCTCCTCCGACTCCGACTCTGTCATCGACGACGGGGAcgacgcggccgccgccgcggagcaCCGCCTCCGCCTCGCCCGCCTCGCGCTCCAGTACCAGGAGGTGGCCAGCCGCTACGAGCTCTGCCTCACGCACCTCGCCGACGCCAGCGACGAGGCGGCAGCGCTCCGCCGGGAGAATGAGGAGCTCCGCGTCGCCAACGGCGACCTTGCGCGCTGCATCGCCATGGTTGGCGGCAAGCAGAGCtccgccctcgccctcgccgaCGAGCTCCGCGGTCTCCACCTCGCCGACGAGCAGGCCAAGGCCATGCCACCACcacttccgccgccgccgccagccgcACAGATGCTACCCCTCCCCCCGGGAGAGAAGCACGCGATGCTGCCGAAGAGCATTTCCGTCCGTTCGACCGGCTACCTCAAGATGAACCAGAACGGCAAGCATCGCGTGTCCAAGCCGACGAACGTGGGCTCG CGCGTGTTCGTGGGCATGGACGGCGCCGCGAAGGGGGAAGAGCACAAGGGTGGGAAGGAGAAGAAGCTTAATGGCGGGCTGGAGTTCGAGGTGTACAACCAGGGCATGCTCAAGACGGAGCTGTGCAACAAGTGGGAGGAGACCAGCGCGTGCCCGTACGGCGACCAGTGCCAGTTCGCGCACGGCATCGCCGAGCTCCGCCCCGTCATCCGCCACCCGCGCTACAAGACCGAGGTCTGCCGAATGGTGCTCGCCGGCGACGTCTGCCCCTACGGCCACCGCTGCCACTTTCGCCACTCCATCACCCCCGCCGACCGCCGCGTCCTGCGCCCCTGA
- the LOC133885636 gene encoding zinc finger CCCH domain-containing protein 39-like isoform X1, producing MEALLPLAQPSGLYAAFGPKQFGFGDPRFASSLSSPNLLTNGDDLFYGYSTSSPFVSGYGRGLSTPSPRAASLSRGSSDSDSVIDDGDDAAAAAEHRLRLARLALQYQEVASRYELCLTHLADASDEAAALRRENEELRVANGDLARCIAMVGGKQSSALALADELRGLHLADEQAKAMPPPLPPPPPAAQMLPLPPGEKHAMLPKSISVRSTGYLKMNQNGKHRVSKPTNVGSQRVFVGMDGAAKGEEHKGGKEKKLNGGLEFEVYNQGMLKTELCNKWEETSACPYGDQCQFAHGIAELRPVIRHPRYKTEVCRMVLAGDVCPYGHRCHFRHSITPADRRVLRP from the exons ATGGAAGCTCTCCTCCCCCTTGCCCAGCCCAGCGGCCTGTACGCGGCGTTTGGGCCCAAGCAGTTCGGCTTCGGAGATCCACGGTTCGCTTCCAGCCTCTCCTCACCCAACCTGCTTACCAACGGCGACGATCTCTTCTACGGATactccacctcctccccttTCGTTTCCGGCTACGGCCGCGGGCTTTCCACGCCGTCGCCGCGCGCCGCCTCGCTCTCCCGCGGCTCCTCCGACTCCGACTCTGTCATCGACGACGGGGAcgacgcggccgccgccgcggagcaCCGCCTCCGCCTCGCCCGCCTCGCGCTCCAGTACCAGGAGGTGGCCAGCCGCTACGAGCTCTGCCTCACGCACCTCGCCGACGCCAGCGACGAGGCGGCAGCGCTCCGCCGGGAGAATGAGGAGCTCCGCGTCGCCAACGGCGACCTTGCGCGCTGCATCGCCATGGTTGGCGGCAAGCAGAGCtccgccctcgccctcgccgaCGAGCTCCGCGGTCTCCACCTCGCCGACGAGCAGGCCAAGGCCATGCCACCACcacttccgccgccgccgccagccgcACAGATGCTACCCCTCCCCCCGGGAGAGAAGCACGCGATGCTGCCGAAGAGCATTTCCGTCCGTTCGACCGGCTACCTCAAGATGAACCAGAACGGCAAGCATCGCGTGTCCAAGCCGACGAACGTGGGCTCG CAGCGCGTGTTCGTGGGCATGGACGGCGCCGCGAAGGGGGAAGAGCACAAGGGTGGGAAGGAGAAGAAGCTTAATGGCGGGCTGGAGTTCGAGGTGTACAACCAGGGCATGCTCAAGACGGAGCTGTGCAACAAGTGGGAGGAGACCAGCGCGTGCCCGTACGGCGACCAGTGCCAGTTCGCGCACGGCATCGCCGAGCTCCGCCCCGTCATCCGCCACCCGCGCTACAAGACCGAGGTCTGCCGAATGGTGCTCGCCGGCGACGTCTGCCCCTACGGCCACCGCTGCCACTTTCGCCACTCCATCACCCCCGCCGACCGCCGCGTCCTGCGCCCCTGA
- the LOC133885635 gene encoding probable 2-oxoglutarate-dependent dioxygenase AOP1, translating to MNPVGLSQGRVLASAGIIRHISIPLLEERIFPFPHAGQGKSTMAATNHDGKQTHRYLNRTHRELTQVSMSGEAMQLPWIDFSGVEPSAPGTGTWSEVRSQVMDALASFGCFEARYPPLTPELRAALFDTAVRPLFALPVDVKRRNYYGADKPFHGYLGGLPGLDAYESLAIVDGSKPDPVRAFADLVWPDGGGDASFCETVHGAAKRITELEEAVRRMVMEGLGVAKYHEPLDESTWHLFRMSEYKAPNAAEKALGYLSHQDTNSLSVVCQRAVEGLEVQTRDGEWILVKPSPTSLVVIAGNALRAWTNDRLYAPFHRVTVSGDVTRYSAILFSVPSFKIQAPDELVDDQHPPRFKPHCNDDFVRFCVSEEGARHQDKLKAFCGV from the exons ATGAACCCAGTGGGCTTGTCCCAGGGCCGAGTTCTGGCTAGTGCTGGAATTATCAGGCACATTTCTATTCCTCTCTTGGAAGAGAGAATCTTTCCATTTCCACATGCAGGGCAGGGGAAGTCAACCATGGCGGCCACCAACCACGACGGGAAGCAAACCCATCGCTATCTGAATCGAACACACAGAGAGCTGACGCAGGTGAGCATGAGCGGCGAGGCGATGCAGCTCCCTTGGATCGACTTCTCTGGCGTCGAGCCGTCGGCGCCCGGCACCGGGACCTGGTCGGAGGTGCGCTCCCAGGTGATGGACGCGCTGGCCTCCTTCGGCTGCTTCGAAGCGCGCTACCCGCCCCTGACCCCGGAGCTCCGCGCCGCGCTCTTCGACACCGCCGTCAGGCCGCTGTTCGCGCTGCCCGTCGACGTCAAGCGCCGCAACTACTACGGCGCCGACAAGCCCTTCCACGGCTACCTCGGCGGCCTCCCGGGCCTCGACGCCTACGAGAGCCTCGCCATCGTTGACGGCTCCAAGCCGGATCCCGTCCGCGCCTTCGCCGACCTCGTGTGgcccgacggcggcggcgacgctaGCTTCTG CGAGACCGTCCATGGCGCGGCGAAGCGGATCACCGAGCTGGAGGAGGCGGTGCGGAGGATGGTGATGGAGGGGCTAGGGGTGGCCAAGTACCACGAGCCGCTGGACGAGTCGACGTGGCACCTGTTCCGGATGTCCGAGTACAAGGCGCCCAACGCCGCGGAAAAGGCGCTCGGGTACCTGTCGCATCAGGACACCAACTCGCTCAGCGTGGTGTGCCAGCGCGCGGTGGAGGGGCTGGAGGTGCAGACGAGGGACGGGGAGTGGATCCTCGTCAAGCCGTCGCCGACCTCGCTCGTCGTCATCGCCGGCAACGCACTCCGG GCATGGACAAATGACCGTCTGTACGCGCCATTTCATCGGGTCACCGTCAGTGGGGATGTCACCAGGTACTCCGCCATCCTGTTCTCGGTCCCCAGCTTCAAGATCCAGGCGCCCGATGAACTTGTGGACGACCAGCACCCTCCCCGTTTCAAGCCCCATTGCAACGACGACTTCGTCCGCTTCTGTGTTTCTGAAGAAGGCGCTCGCCACCAAGATAAACTCAAGGCCTTCTGTGGAGTATAG